GCCGAAGGTGGGGATGCCGGATTCGATCAACTCCGCCGCCGAGGCGATGGCGTAATCGCAGGGCTGCGGGTCGCCGGGGCCGTTGCTGAGGAAGACGCCGTCGGGCTTCAGCGCCAGCACGTCCCGGGCCGGGGTCTGCGCCGGCACCACCGTCACCTTGCAGCCGCGGCTGGCCAGCATGCGCAGGATGTTGCGCTTGACGCCGAAGTCGTAGGCCACCACGTGGAAGCGCGGCGCGGTCTGGGCACCGTAGCCCTGGCCCAGCACCCACTCGGACTCGGTCCAGACGTAGGACTGCCCGGTGCTGACGACCTTGGCCAGGTCCTGGCCGGCCATGCTGGGGGCGGCCTGGGCGCGGGCGACGGCGTCGGCGCGGTCGGCCTCGCTCAGGACATGACCCACCGGGAAGCTCACGATGCAGCCGTTCTGCGCGCCGAGGCTGCGCAGGTGGCGGGTCAGGCGGCGCGTGTCGAGGCCGGCAATCGCCACCGTGCCTTCGTCGACCAGGTAATCGGAGAGGCTGCGCTGGGCGCGGAAGTTGGACATCCGGATCGGCAGATCCTTGATGACCAGGCCTGCGGCATGGACCTTCGGGGCTTCGACATCCTCGTCATTGACGCCGGTGTTGCCGATGTGCGGATACGTCAGGGTGACGATCTGCCGGCAGTAGCTCGGGTCGGTGAGGATCTCTTGGTAGCCGGTGAGCGAGGTGTTGAACACCACCTCACCGACCGTGTGACCGGCGGCGCCGATCGAGATGCCTGGAAAGACCGTGCCGTCTGCGAGTGCGAGGAGTGCGGGGGGCAGGACGGGCAGCACGGGAAGGACTCCGTTGGGGCGCGCCCGGCTCCGCGGCGCGTCCGCCCCGGAAAGGGCGGTGGCGCTGGCGGCGAGGAAACGGTGGTCGTTTCGCGTGGGCGGCAGGTTTGAATGCGGGTAAACCTGAGGAGTATAGCCGAGCCCCCCCTATTCGGGGCCCCCTCCAGCCCGGCCGCTGCCAAGTGGCGGGGGCCGCCGCCCCCTGCCCCGTTCGCGCCTGCGAACGGTTTTGCGAAGCATCCGCAGCCCGACCGCTGCGGTGGGGGCATGCCGCCT
This window of the Piscinibacter lacus genome carries:
- the carA gene encoding glutamine-hydrolyzing carbamoyl-phosphate synthase small subunit encodes the protein MLPVLPPALLALADGTVFPGISIGAAGHTVGEVVFNTSLTGYQEILTDPSYCRQIVTLTYPHIGNTGVNDEDVEAPKVHAAGLVIKDLPIRMSNFRAQRSLSDYLVDEGTVAIAGLDTRRLTRHLRSLGAQNGCIVSFPVGHVLSEADRADAVARAQAAPSMAGQDLAKVVSTGQSYVWTESEWVLGQGYGAQTAPRFHVVAYDFGVKRNILRMLASRGCKVTVVPAQTPARDVLALKPDGVFLSNGPGDPQPCDYAIASAAELIESGIPTFGICLGHQIMALASGAKTFKMKFGHHGANHPVKDLDTGRVAITSQNHGFAVDEKTLPANLRATHISLFDGTLQGLARTDKPAFCFQGHPEASPGPHDIGPLFDRFTALMAAAAR